In Anaerotignum faecicola, the sequence GCTACGAATTCGATGGACGGATCTTTCTCTTTTACAATGATCTCACAGGCCTTTGCCAGTCTTCCCTGGCGCTCTTCGTCATTGTCATACAGCTTGATGGCACGAAGCGGAAGCCTGTCTAAATTATCCAACAGCATAAGAATAATCTCAGGCGTATACGTACTGCCGCCTCCTGCGATAACTACGGAAAATTTTTTCTCACTCATTTTTACTTGCTCTCCTTCTATTCAATCTATCTATAGTTTCTGTCAGATTCATACTTTC encodes:
- a CDS encoding 6-phospho-alpha-glucosidase, producing MSEKKFSVVIAGGGSTYTPEIILMLLDNLDRLPLRAIKLYDNDEERQGRLAKACEIIVKEKDPSIEFVA